One genomic window of Panicum hallii strain FIL2 chromosome 6, PHallii_v3.1, whole genome shotgun sequence includes the following:
- the LOC112898256 gene encoding disease resistance protein RPM1-like, producing the protein MVGVTASALVGVMNPLLGRLGSLLEREDANIQGVHRQVLFLRDELSSMSTALEMVSESEEASSQVKEWMGQLRELSYDVEDCIDIFVHHLGRAATCNGFIQKIIRKVITLKAHYHISIQINELKERVMEVSDRRKRYKIDPSTLLPKSVAIDPRLPALFEEADRLVGIDDQMDKLIQWLNDGISSHTQRKVVSIVGFGGLGKTTLANQVFQKVRSQFDCTAFVSVTRSPNVNKILSDTLLQFLKSSQITEDQNQDIARVQENHSLKTCEYPQLVKMNRDYLRNKRYLVVIDDLWSKQAWKEVQCAFPQNNNASKIITTTRIEDVANYCSFPHKEYVYHMMPLDSDDSRSLFLKRIFYYKDDCPLELKEVTDDILRKCHGLPLAIVNIASLLATKPISKSEWERVRNSLGSALEQDHELELVKRILFLSYCDLPHYLKICFLDLSIFPEDHVIGRLCLIRKWIAEGFVAEQQGQNLVDTAENYFSELINRNMIEPVGTDYSGRPRACRVHDIMFELIISLAAKENFVTIMADHKLTPSTNKIRRLSLQGNCEAQSLWLGANRLSQVRSFTVFGDVGKIPSLLNFHILRVLDIQNCPSLEDRDIENIGSLSHLRYISLYNSNVGKIPIQIGRLQHLQTLDLRATTIKELPATIVQLHQLVRLCVPNGVGLPNGIGGMTALEELSMLDASKNSPEVVQELGNLTKLKVLGIKWCGGNAINGEGSFKKSLISSFCNLGERNLHSLRIETTERCSMDFLFDSLCPHPCHMRMSNNGPIFPRLPKWISYLSALTNLVIFIEEVGGGDFDVLKDLPALRCLQIFTTECPQESLMIGPNGFQCLEDFHFRPSMYLKTKKRMMSLIFEAGAMPRLNRLWFRFVVHDTVSTYGTDFDFGISLLSSLKCLWVSINCRGAMVWEVEAAKATITKAAALLPNRPRHEIHIFGEEGMVEDEEQTEDSGTANQLDGAPT; encoded by the exons ATGGTTGGGGTGACAGCAAGTGCTCTGGTAGGGGTGATGAACCCCCTCCTCGGTAGGCTCGGCAGCCTGTTGGAGAGGGAGGATGCCAACATCCAAGGTGTGCATCGGCAGGTCCTCTTTCTGCGGGATGAACTAAGCAGCATGAGCACCGCCCTGGAGATGGTGTCGGAGTCAGAGGAAGCAAGCTCGCAAGTAAAGGAGTGGATGGGTCAGTTGAGGGAGCTGTCCTATGATGTCGAGGATTGCATTGACATCTTCGTGCACCACCTTGGCCGTGCTGCAACCTGCAATGGGTTCATCCAGAAGATCATAAGAAAGGTCATCACTCTGAAAGCACATTATCATATCAGTATTCAGATTAATGAGCTGAAGGAACGCGTGATGGAGGTTAGTGATCGGCGCAAAAGGTATAAGATCGATCCATCCACCTTACTTCCAAAGTCCGTGGCAATCGATCCCAGGTTGCCTGCGCTCTTTGAGGAGGCGGATAGACTTGTGGGTATAGATGATCAAATGGACAAACTTATCCAATGGCTCAACGATGGCATTAGTTCGCACACACAGCGTAAGGTGGTTTCAATTGTTGGATTTGGGGGATTAGGCAAGACAACACTTGCTAATCAGGTCTTCCAGAAGGTTCGAAGTCAATTCGACTGCACCGCCTTTGTCTCCGTGACCCGAAGCCCTAATGTCAATAAGATTCTCAGTGACACACTATTGCAGTTTCTTAAGAGTAGCCAGATTACAGAAGATCAAAATCAAGACATTGCAAGGGTGCAGGAAAATCATTCTCTCAAAACATGTGAATATCCACAGCTTGTGAAAATGAATAGGGACTATCTTCGGAATAAAAG GTACCTTGTCGTAATTGATGATCTATGGAGCAAACAAGCTTGGAAAGAAGTCCAATGTGCTTTCCCCCAAAACAATAATGCAAGTAAAATAATCACAACTACACGAATTGAAGATGTTGCTAATTATTGCAGCTTTCCACACAAAGAATATGTTTACCATATGATGCCCCTTGATAGTGACGACTCAAGAAGCTTGTTCTTGAAAAGAAtcttctactacaaagatgatTGCCCTCTTGAATTGAAAGAAGTTACTGATGATATACTAAGGAAATGTCATGGTTTGCCACTAGCTATAGTTAATATTGCTAGCCTATTAGCAACTAAACCAATCTCTAAAAGCGAGTGGGAGAGGGTGCGAAACTCTCTTGGATCTGCACTTGAACAAGATCATGAGCTGGAACTTGTTAAAAGGATATTGTTTCTTAGCTATTGTGATCTACCCCACTATTTGAAGATATGTTTCTTGGATCTAAGTAtatttccagaagatcatgTGATAGGCCGGTTGTGTTTAATAAGGAAATGGATAGCCGAAGGATTTGTTGCAGAACAACAAGGACAAAACTTAGTGGATACTGCAGAAAACTACTTCAGCGAGCTCATCAATAGAAACATGATCGAACCAGTAGGCACTGACTATAGTGGAAGGCCAAGAGCTTGCCGGGTACATGATATAATGTTTGAGCTTATTATATCATTAGCAGCTAAAGAAAATTTTGTTACTATAATGGCTGATCATAAGTTGACACCTTCGACTAACAAAATTCGGCGTCTCTCGCTCCAGGGAAACTGTGAAGCACAAAGTCTCTGGTTAGGGGCGAACAGGTTGTCTCAAGTTCGGTCATTTACTGTATTTGGTGATGTTGGGAAGATACCATCTCTCTTGAACTTCCACATTTTACGGGTCCTAGATATACAAAACTGTCCTAGTCTAGAGGACAGAGACATTGAGAATATTGGAAGTTTGAGCCACTTGAGGTATATAAGTCTCTATAACAGCAATGTCGGTAAGATCCCAATCCAAATTGGAAGGTTACAACATTTGCAAACACTCGATCTCAGAGCTACCACAATAAAAGAACTCCCAGCAACTATTGTTCAACTACACCAATTAGTGCGCCTATGTGTCCCTAATGGTGTAGGATTGCCAAATGGGATTGGTGGCATGACAGCCCTAGAGGAACTTTCAATGTTGGATGCCAGCAAAAACTCCCCAGAAGTTGTGCAGGAGTTAGGAAACCTAACCAAACTCAAGGTTCTTGGTATTAAGTGGTGTGGTGGTAATGCAATTAATGGTGAAGGAAGCTTTAAGAAATCTCTGATCTCATCTTTCTGTAATCTTGGAGAAAGAAACCTCCACTCCCTGAGGATTGAGACAACGGAACGTTGTTCAATGGATTTCTTGTTTGATTCATTGTGCCCTCATCCATGTCATATGCGGATGTCTAACAACGGTCCAATTTTCCCTAGGCTCCCAAAGTGGATATCCTACCTTTCAGCACTCACCAACTTAGTTATTTTTATAGAAGAAGTGGGAGGCGGAGATTTTGATGTGCTCAAAGACTTGCCTGCTCTACGCTGTCTCCAAATTTTCACAACAGAATGCCCGCAGGAATCGCTCATGATCGGACCCAATGGATTCCAGTGTCTCGAGGATTTCCATTTCCGCCCTTCTATGTACTTGAAAACAAAGAAGAGAATGATGAGCCTGATATTTGAAGCAGGTGCAATGCCAAGGCTTAACCGGCTTTGGTTTAGGTTCGTTGTACATGATACAGTATCCACATATGGAACTGACTTTGATTTTGGCATTAGCCTCCTTTCCTCCCTCAAATGTCTCTGGGTCAGTATTAATTGTCGGGGTGCAATGGTTTGGGAGGTGGAGGCTGCCAAGGCCACCATTACAAAGGCAGCAGCTCTCCTTCCTAACCGTCCAAGGCATGAAATCCATATATTTGGGGAAGAGGGTATGGTAGAGGATGAGGAGCAGACAGAGGATAGTGGTACTGCAAACCAACTAGATGGTGCCCCCACATGA